In Geopsychrobacter electrodiphilus DSM 16401, a single window of DNA contains:
- the btsR gene encoding two-component system response regulator BtsR, whose amino-acid sequence MMRALIVDDESHARKELQRLLEASASFEIVGSCSNVMEALRLINREKPQVLFLDVDMPVLNGFELLSMLDEKHLPRVVFVTAYDQYAVKAFEEQALDYLLKPVDPERLRKTIDKLKQEDAGGRAVSYPQAELKRIPCCLANRVKLIDPQSVEYVRSDFGGVYLVTAEGEFFTDLTLKTLAARTSLVPCHKQYLINPALIDEIRFLEGGLAEIQTRSGRQLPVSRRYVRPLKETFEL is encoded by the coding sequence ATGATGCGTGCCCTGATCGTGGATGATGAGAGCCATGCGCGCAAGGAGCTGCAGCGGCTGCTGGAAGCGAGCGCCAGCTTCGAAATTGTCGGCAGCTGCAGCAACGTCATGGAAGCTTTGCGCCTGATCAACCGGGAGAAACCGCAGGTGCTGTTTCTGGACGTCGATATGCCGGTCTTAAATGGTTTTGAATTGCTCAGCATGCTGGATGAAAAGCATCTGCCGCGCGTCGTGTTTGTCACCGCTTACGATCAGTACGCGGTCAAAGCCTTCGAGGAGCAGGCCCTCGACTACCTGCTGAAACCGGTCGATCCCGAGCGCCTGCGCAAGACCATCGACAAGCTGAAGCAGGAGGATGCCGGCGGCCGCGCCGTTTCTTATCCGCAGGCGGAGCTGAAACGGATCCCCTGCTGCCTGGCCAACCGTGTCAAGTTGATCGACCCGCAGAGCGTAGAATACGTGCGCTCCGATTTCGGCGGGGTTTACCTGGTGACCGCTGAGGGGGAGTTTTTTACCGATCTGACCCTCAAGACCCTGGCCGCCCGCACCAGCCTGGTGCCTTGTCACAAGCAGTATCTGATCAACCCCGCGCTCATCGACGAGATCCGTTTTCTGGAAGGGGGGCTCGCCGAAATTCAGACCCGCTCCGGTCGCCAGCTGCCGGTCAGCCGACGCTACGTCAGGCCATTGAAGGAGACCTTCGAGCTCTAG
- a CDS encoding sensor histidine kinase — translation MNLIFHLLQQMSIFLVIAYLFTKSPAFRPLTSEHLRFKHKFLLYLIFSSFSILGTYFGLPIQDAIANTRAIGPVLAGLIGGPLLGVATGLTGGLHRYLLGGFTAEACGISTTVEGLIGGLVHLYLVRRGRQEQIYLPLVALGATFYAEAMQMVIILLLAKPFDQALGLVKTIALPMMLANSAGAALFISIIRDQRNAYDRFGAHFSARALKVADRTLEILSSGFNPESARQLVQIIHQETQVGAVCITDRERILAFSGLGADHHLPGLALVSEYTLRAIQSNQVCYADGFNIPFSCTRLAGCPLGSELVVPLHVEQEVIGTIILFEPKSKLFLNLNRSLGEGLANLLSDQLLRARYAEQKNLLVQSELKLVQAQVNPHFLFNALNTIISITRSDAQRACELQLQLSNFFRKNLMRSGELVSLKEEMEHVHSYLMIEEARFEERLKVITRIDPALWTLQIPTFTLQPLIENAIKHGISQVLEGGQVTISVQRVAGHAELMIEDDAGTYGDKPCGEGLGMNIVDKRIKNLFGADCGIEVSCVPQQYTRVMVRIPLPEGGEL, via the coding sequence ATGAACCTGATTTTTCATCTGCTCCAGCAGATGTCTATCTTCCTGGTTATCGCTTACCTGTTCACCAAGTCTCCGGCCTTTCGACCGCTGACCAGCGAGCATCTGCGCTTCAAGCATAAGTTTTTGCTCTACTTGATCTTTTCTTCCTTTTCGATTCTCGGGACCTATTTCGGTCTGCCGATCCAGGATGCCATCGCGAATACGCGGGCCATCGGGCCGGTGCTGGCGGGGCTGATTGGCGGCCCGCTACTGGGAGTTGCAACCGGCCTGACCGGAGGCCTGCACCGTTATCTGCTCGGCGGTTTTACTGCCGAGGCCTGCGGGATATCGACAACCGTCGAAGGATTGATCGGCGGGCTGGTGCATCTTTATCTGGTGCGCCGCGGCCGTCAGGAGCAGATCTACCTCCCCTTAGTCGCCCTGGGTGCCACCTTTTACGCCGAAGCAATGCAGATGGTGATTATTCTGCTGCTGGCCAAACCCTTCGATCAGGCGCTGGGACTGGTCAAGACCATCGCTCTGCCGATGATGCTTGCCAATTCCGCCGGGGCCGCGCTGTTCATCAGCATTATTCGCGATCAGCGCAACGCCTATGATCGCTTTGGGGCTCACTTCTCGGCCCGCGCGCTCAAGGTCGCCGATCGCACCTTGGAGATCCTGAGCTCCGGGTTCAACCCGGAGAGCGCCCGGCAACTGGTCCAGATTATCCATCAGGAGACCCAGGTGGGGGCCGTCTGCATCACCGATCGCGAACGGATTTTAGCTTTTTCAGGTCTGGGGGCCGATCATCATCTGCCGGGACTGGCGCTCGTCTCGGAATATACCCTGCGGGCGATCCAGAGCAATCAGGTATGCTATGCCGATGGTTTCAACATCCCCTTCAGCTGTACCCGTCTGGCCGGTTGTCCCCTCGGTTCCGAACTGGTGGTGCCGTTGCACGTCGAGCAGGAGGTGATCGGCACCATCATCCTGTTTGAACCGAAGAGCAAGCTGTTTCTCAACCTCAATCGTTCCCTCGGTGAGGGGCTGGCCAATCTGCTCTCGGATCAGCTGTTGCGGGCGCGCTACGCCGAGCAGAAGAATCTGCTCGTCCAATCCGAACTGAAGCTGGTGCAGGCCCAGGTCAACCCGCATTTTCTGTTCAATGCCTTGAACACCATCATATCCATCACCCGCAGCGATGCACAGCGCGCCTGCGAGCTGCAGCTGCAGCTCTCTAACTTCTTCCGCAAAAACCTGATGCGTTCGGGCGAGCTGGTCAGTCTCAAGGAGGAGATGGAGCATGTTCACTCCTACCTGATGATCGAAGAGGCGCGCTTCGAGGAGCGGCTCAAGGTGATCACCCGGATCGATCCCGCGCTCTGGACGCTGCAGATCCCGACCTTCACCCTGCAGCCGTTGATCGAAAACGCGATCAAGCATGGGATCTCGCAGGTGCTGGAAGGCGGCCAGGTGACAATCTCGGTTCAGCGGGTCGCCGGGCATGCTGAACTCATGATCGAGGATGATGCCGGCACCTACGGCGACAAGCCCTGCGGCGAAGGGCTGGGGATGAATATTGTCGATAAGCGGATCAAAAACCTGTTCGGGGCGGACTGCGGCATCGAGGTCTCCTGCGTGCCGCAGCAGTACACCCGGGTCATGGTGCGGATCCCGTTGCCCGAAGGGGGAGAGTTATGA
- a CDS encoding C39 family peptidase, producing the protein MKDLLPFDIAPQPDEITCGPTCLQAIYQYYTDPIGLTQTIDEVPMLEGGGTLAVLLACHALQRGYRATIYTYKLQIFDPTWIDLPREVLVDKLLAQAAFKNDPKIQVATDAYLKFIALGGQLKAQDLNGSLIRGFLKQGTPIIAGLSATFLYRSAREFGPNCDYDDVRGEPSGHFVVLHGYDREARTVHVADPLQSNPMTGTRKYTASIDRVINAILLGVLTYDANLLIIQPAKEKKSHAQAHPDRRR; encoded by the coding sequence ATGAAAGACCTTCTCCCGTTTGACATTGCACCCCAGCCTGACGAAATCACCTGCGGTCCGACCTGTCTGCAGGCCATCTATCAATATTATACGGACCCGATCGGGCTGACCCAGACCATTGACGAAGTGCCGATGCTCGAAGGGGGCGGGACCCTGGCGGTGCTCCTCGCCTGTCACGCCCTGCAGCGCGGCTATCGTGCAACCATCTACACCTACAAATTGCAGATCTTCGATCCGACCTGGATCGATCTGCCCAGAGAGGTTCTGGTTGATAAGCTTCTCGCCCAGGCGGCCTTCAAAAACGATCCCAAAATCCAGGTGGCAACCGACGCCTATCTCAAATTTATCGCCCTCGGCGGGCAGCTGAAGGCACAGGACCTGAACGGTAGCCTGATCCGCGGCTTTCTGAAACAGGGCACGCCGATCATCGCCGGGCTGTCGGCGACCTTCCTCTACCGCAGCGCTCGCGAATTCGGCCCCAATTGTGACTACGACGATGTGCGGGGAGAGCCATCCGGCCACTTTGTCGTGCTGCATGGCTATGATCGTGAAGCGCGAACCGTGCATGTCGCAGATCCGCTCCAGAGCAACCCCATGACCGGAACCCGCAAATACACCGCCAGCATCGACCGGGTGATCAATGCTATCCTGCTCGGAGTGCTGACCTACGATGCCAACCTGCTGATCATTCAGCCTGCCAAGGAGAAAAAATCACATGCCCAGGCCCACCCTGATCGTCGTCGATGA
- a CDS encoding RimK family alpha-L-glutamate ligase — protein MPRPTLIVVDDPAQWPLDIPGVERVPARSYLTDPRYLELKGAEVYNLCRSYRYQSIGYYVSLLAAARGHKPSPSVTAVQDLKSQTIMRIASDDLQALIQKSLETIQSKEFVLSIYFGRNVAKRHDRLAAQLFTLFQAPLLRANFVIGEKSGKWSLSNLRAISASDIPPEHQPFVLEVAQEYFSGKRRRIAKKTGKRYDLAILTNPADPEPPSDEKALKRFVRAAETVGFSTEFITRDDFAKLGEFDALLIRETTSVNHHTYRFARKAVAEGLVAIDDPESILKCTNKVFLAELMEHNNIPAPKTLIVHRDNRDQVAEKLGLPVVLKQPDSSFSQGVVKVSALAELKPTINKMLEKSDLIIAQEYLPTDFDWRIGVFDRQPIYACRYYMAKGHWQILKRDNNGVKNDEGRYDTLPVEHVPGAVIKLALKICNLIGDGLYGVDLKQSGSKVYVIEVNDNPNLDAGVEDQVLKDELYLRIMRVMFRRVEKRKEGFTA, from the coding sequence ATGCCCAGGCCCACCCTGATCGTCGTCGATGACCCAGCCCAGTGGCCCCTGGATATTCCCGGTGTCGAACGGGTGCCAGCCCGTTCCTACCTGACCGATCCCCGCTATCTTGAATTGAAGGGCGCGGAAGTTTACAACCTCTGCCGTTCCTATCGTTACCAGAGTATCGGTTACTATGTTTCGCTTTTGGCAGCAGCCCGCGGCCACAAACCGAGCCCGAGCGTAACCGCCGTGCAGGACCTGAAATCCCAGACCATCATGCGCATCGCCTCGGATGACCTACAGGCGTTGATTCAGAAGAGCCTCGAGACGATCCAGTCTAAGGAGTTTGTGCTCAGCATCTACTTCGGACGCAACGTCGCCAAACGCCACGACCGGTTGGCCGCACAGCTCTTCACCCTGTTCCAGGCGCCGCTGTTGCGCGCCAATTTCGTAATCGGTGAGAAGAGCGGCAAATGGTCACTGTCCAACCTGAGAGCGATCAGCGCCAGCGACATCCCGCCCGAGCATCAGCCGTTTGTACTCGAAGTCGCACAGGAATACTTCTCCGGCAAGCGCCGCCGCATCGCCAAAAAAACCGGTAAGCGCTACGACCTGGCGATTCTGACGAATCCGGCTGACCCCGAACCGCCGTCTGATGAAAAGGCGCTGAAACGTTTCGTGCGCGCCGCTGAAACCGTCGGTTTCTCGACTGAATTCATCACCCGCGACGATTTTGCCAAACTCGGTGAGTTCGACGCCCTGCTCATCCGCGAGACGACCAGCGTCAACCACCACACCTACCGCTTCGCGCGCAAGGCGGTAGCCGAAGGGCTGGTGGCGATTGATGATCCGGAGTCGATCCTCAAGTGCACCAACAAGGTTTTCTTGGCCGAGTTGATGGAGCACAACAATATCCCGGCCCCCAAGACGCTCATCGTCCATCGTGACAACCGCGATCAGGTCGCCGAAAAACTCGGCCTGCCGGTAGTCTTGAAACAACCGGACAGCTCCTTTTCGCAGGGGGTGGTCAAGGTCAGCGCGCTGGCGGAGCTGAAACCGACGATCAACAAAATGCTCGAAAAATCCGATCTTATCATCGCCCAGGAATATCTGCCGACCGACTTCGACTGGCGGATCGGGGTCTTTGACCGGCAGCCGATCTACGCCTGCCGTTACTACATGGCCAAGGGACACTGGCAGATCCTTAAACGCGACAACAACGGAGTCAAGAACGACGAGGGGCGCTACGACACGCTTCCGGTCGAGCATGTCCCAGGTGCGGTCATCAAGCTGGCGTTGAAAATCTGCAACCTGATCGGTGACGGCCTCTACGGGGTCGACCTGAAACAGTCGGGGAGCAAGGTCTACGTCATCGAGGTCAACGACAACCCGAACCTCGACGCCGGGGTCGAAGATCAGGTGCTCAAGGATGAACTCTACCTGCGGATCATGCGCGTCATGTTTCGGCGGGTAGAGAAACGCAAGGAAGGATTCACGGCATGA
- a CDS encoding carboxylate-amine ligase, protein MSERAPLHLFEGYGIELEYMIVDRDSLAVKPVTDRVLQQVSGEIVNEIERGPLCWSNELVLHVIELKTNGPAPGLKGLAAQFQSGIAQVNEQLAGLNARLLGTAMHPWMEPHRETVLWPHENSPIYDAYNRIFGCQGHGWSNLQSMHINLPFSGDAEFGRLHAAIRLVLPLLPALAASSPIVSGEATGLLDNRLEFYRNNQKMIPEIAGQVIPEAVFTRADYEDQILAATYRAIAPHDPQNVLQEEWLNSRGAIARFERSAIEIRLLDIQECPMADLAIAALTIALIRALCKECWIGLHHQQEIAVAPLAELFKRTLQGGGDDLIDVPDYLSCFGVLEERISVADLWRRIYEQLESDIPMEYRAALEVILHTGPLAGRILQALPQGFSQAELAAVYRQLADCLHQGVMFHG, encoded by the coding sequence ATGAGTGAACGGGCGCCGCTACACCTCTTCGAAGGCTACGGCATCGAGCTTGAGTACATGATCGTCGACCGCGATTCCCTGGCGGTCAAACCGGTCACCGACCGGGTGCTGCAGCAGGTTTCCGGGGAGATCGTCAACGAGATCGAGCGCGGTCCGCTGTGCTGGTCAAACGAACTGGTGCTGCATGTCATCGAGCTGAAGACCAACGGCCCGGCCCCTGGCCTCAAGGGCCTTGCCGCGCAGTTCCAGAGCGGGATCGCGCAGGTCAATGAACAGTTGGCAGGGCTTAACGCGCGTCTGCTCGGCACCGCGATGCACCCCTGGATGGAGCCGCACCGCGAAACCGTCCTCTGGCCGCACGAGAACAGTCCGATCTATGACGCCTACAACCGGATCTTCGGCTGTCAGGGGCACGGCTGGTCCAACCTGCAGAGCATGCACATCAACCTGCCCTTCTCAGGTGATGCCGAATTCGGGCGACTGCATGCCGCTATCCGCCTGGTCCTGCCGCTATTGCCGGCGCTGGCCGCCAGTTCGCCGATCGTTTCAGGCGAGGCGACCGGCCTGCTCGACAACCGGCTGGAGTTCTATCGCAACAACCAGAAGATGATCCCCGAAATTGCCGGGCAGGTCATCCCCGAAGCGGTCTTCACCCGCGCGGACTATGAGGACCAGATTCTGGCGGCGACCTACCGCGCGATCGCCCCGCATGATCCACAGAATGTGCTGCAGGAGGAATGGCTCAACTCAAGGGGCGCGATTGCTCGCTTCGAACGCAGCGCCATCGAGATTCGTCTCCTCGATATTCAGGAATGCCCCATGGCCGATCTGGCGATTGCCGCTCTGACCATCGCTCTGATTCGGGCGCTGTGCAAGGAGTGCTGGATCGGGCTTCATCACCAGCAGGAGATCGCGGTCGCGCCGCTCGCCGAACTCTTTAAAAGAACCCTGCAGGGGGGTGGCGATGATCTGATCGACGTGCCGGACTATCTGTCCTGCTTCGGAGTCCTTGAAGAGCGGATCAGCGTCGCCGATCTCTGGCGGCGAATCTACGAACAGCTGGAAAGCGACATCCCCATGGAATACCGCGCAGCGCTGGAGGTGATTCTGCACACTGGCCCGCTGGCCGGACGGATCCTGCAGGCGTTGCCGCAAGGGTTCAGCCAGGCGGAGCTTGCAGCTGTCTACCGCCAGCTGGCGGATTGTCTGCACCAGGGGGTAATGTTTCATGGCTGA
- a CDS encoding N-formylglutamate amidohydrolase codes for MAEPRWRLLLSCEHGGNLVPEPYQGLFAGQEALLKTHRGYDIGIEPFARRLAAELKAPLQLTLVSRLLIELNRSPGHPALFSEFTRNLNPAEREALLKQHYRPYRAAIMQQIEQLLASHCRVCHVSLHSFTPELHGELRNADIGLLYDPQRPLEKQFCLNWQKQIEKHKDSWRVRRNYPYRGAADGLITQLRRRFPAESYLGFELELNQCWPLQGGERWEALQVLIGETLLAAIKQ; via the coding sequence ATGGCTGAACCGCGCTGGAGGCTGCTGCTCAGCTGTGAACACGGCGGCAATCTGGTCCCGGAACCCTACCAGGGGTTGTTCGCCGGACAGGAGGCGCTGCTGAAAACACACCGGGGTTACGACATCGGCATTGAACCTTTTGCCCGCCGACTGGCAGCCGAGCTTAAGGCCCCGCTCCAGCTGACGCTTGTCAGCCGCCTGCTGATCGAACTCAACCGCTCCCCCGGTCACCCGGCGCTCTTCTCCGAGTTCACTCGCAATCTCAACCCCGCTGAACGCGAGGCGCTGCTGAAACAGCACTACCGTCCTTATCGGGCTGCAATCATGCAGCAGATCGAGCAGCTGCTGGCCAGTCATTGCCGAGTCTGTCATGTCTCACTGCACAGCTTCACCCCGGAACTGCATGGTGAACTGCGCAATGCCGATATCGGCCTGCTTTACGACCCGCAACGACCGCTGGAGAAACAGTTCTGCCTGAACTGGCAGAAGCAGATTGAAAAGCACAAGGACAGCTGGCGGGTGCGGCGCAACTATCCCTACCGCGGCGCCGCCGACGGCCTGATCACCCAACTACGCCGCCGCTTCCCGGCGGAGAGCTACCTCGGCTTCGAATTGGAGTTGAACCAGTGCTGGCCACTACAGGGTGGAGAGCGCTGGGAAGCGTTGCAGGTCTTGATTGGTGAAACCCTCCTCGCGGCCATCAAACAATAA
- a CDS encoding DUF1059 domain-containing protein: protein MGRKYVDCRELSGDAHCSTTIAAENDKELMQAALKHAINVHGLANTAELRKQISSHFKEGNPPL from the coding sequence ATGGGACGCAAATATGTCGATTGCCGAGAACTTTCGGGTGACGCTCATTGTTCCACAACCATTGCTGCGGAAAATGATAAGGAACTGATGCAGGCCGCACTTAAACATGCCATCAATGTGCACGGATTGGCTAACACTGCCGAATTACGCAAGCAGATCAGCTCCCACTTCAAAGAAGGTAACCCGCCGCTGTGA
- a CDS encoding response regulator transcription factor, with amino-acid sequence MRTDHEQINVLIAVSNNILGEGLYKITSENPQNKAFSHFHSKDSSLAPDILLFDANQDFHALQLSYPEAKTVLLDTGLKDQEIACLLVCHKIQGIISPDASIEMFHKALKVVHEGEIWIDQKHLKSLLGRNGAMTENGGVRSLSEQDKKIIQLITLGDKNREIGEKLCLSEHTIKAHVSRIFKRMNVSNRSQLVSVARGYDTEFQQYAHLA; translated from the coding sequence ATGAGGACTGACCACGAACAGATCAATGTCTTGATCGCCGTCAGCAATAATATTTTGGGTGAGGGTCTGTATAAAATCACTTCAGAAAATCCGCAGAACAAGGCATTTTCTCATTTCCACAGCAAGGACTCTTCGCTGGCGCCGGATATTTTGTTGTTCGATGCCAACCAGGATTTTCATGCCCTTCAGCTCTCCTACCCGGAAGCCAAAACGGTTCTACTGGATACCGGATTGAAAGACCAGGAGATTGCCTGTCTGCTGGTTTGTCATAAAATTCAAGGGATTATCTCTCCAGACGCCAGCATCGAAATGTTTCATAAGGCACTCAAGGTCGTTCACGAAGGTGAGATCTGGATCGATCAGAAACATCTAAAATCACTGCTGGGCCGTAATGGCGCGATGACTGAGAATGGCGGCGTCAGAAGTTTGAGTGAGCAGGACAAGAAAATTATTCAGTTGATTACCTTAGGCGACAAAAATCGTGAGATTGGAGAAAAACTCTGCTTGAGTGAGCACACCATTAAGGCGCATGTCAGCAGAATTTTTAAGCGGATGAATGTCAGCAACCGCTCTCAACTGGTCAGCGTTGCCAGAGGATACGACACTGAATTTCAGCAATACGCACACCTGGCCTAG